One segment of Marinobacter sediminum DNA contains the following:
- a CDS encoding EAL domain-containing protein, whose product MSSVVRLSRRSHSGTEGEPDPGIIHSHDFRSAYQPILSPTHQKLVGYEALVRVSRNKHPISPVELFEQAANLNQTPELDRHLLHLHLSGFSAGDNPVWLFLNINPHTCVHPEASLERLAQQCQSCGLHPEKIVLELVETASDNPEALMEFIHKAKGLGFQIAIDDFGMGDSNFERLWRINPLIVKLDRSLLVNAENNNRARLLLESLVRMIRESGSLVLLEGIENGAQARIALDTEADLLQGFLFARPGAIADETVEKSEARLRTVVADSDEWWLQDSKDQESYLRLLRFEIMDACHQIMRTNPFRENCNRLLQMDGVKRCFLLDGSGVQQGNLAHATNDIHRGGFNPLYHSAGARWGHREYFRNALERPQHINSSRPYVALPDARRTVTLSTTLPTESGQQVFCVDVHPDEVFNGQLCFPPTL is encoded by the coding sequence ATGAGCAGCGTAGTCCGACTTTCCCGTCGCAGCCATAGTGGCACCGAGGGAGAACCCGACCCCGGAATTATCCACAGTCACGATTTCAGATCTGCCTACCAACCCATACTAAGCCCAACCCACCAGAAACTGGTCGGCTACGAGGCCCTGGTCCGGGTCAGCCGGAATAAACACCCCATATCCCCCGTCGAGCTTTTCGAGCAGGCGGCGAATCTTAATCAGACCCCGGAGCTGGACCGCCACCTGCTGCACTTGCATCTGTCCGGTTTTTCCGCGGGCGACAACCCGGTCTGGCTCTTTCTCAACATCAATCCGCATACCTGTGTTCATCCCGAAGCGTCATTGGAGCGACTGGCACAACAGTGCCAAAGCTGCGGCCTGCACCCTGAGAAAATTGTTCTGGAACTGGTTGAAACCGCCTCGGATAACCCCGAAGCGCTGATGGAATTTATCCACAAGGCCAAGGGTCTTGGTTTCCAGATCGCCATTGATGACTTTGGCATGGGCGACTCCAATTTCGAGCGCCTGTGGCGAATCAACCCCCTGATCGTCAAACTGGACCGCAGTCTGCTGGTGAACGCAGAAAACAATAACCGCGCCCGCCTGCTCCTGGAAAGCCTTGTACGGATGATCCGTGAAAGCGGCAGCCTGGTGTTGCTGGAGGGTATTGAAAACGGTGCCCAGGCCAGAATTGCGCTGGATACGGAGGCAGATCTGCTACAGGGGTTTCTGTTTGCCAGACCAGGGGCGATCGCCGATGAAACGGTGGAAAAATCGGAAGCCCGCTTACGCACTGTCGTGGCCGATTCAGATGAATGGTGGCTACAGGATAGCAAGGACCAGGAAAGTTACCTGCGACTGCTGCGCTTTGAAATCATGGATGCCTGCCACCAGATCATGCGAACCAACCCTTTCAGGGAAAACTGCAATCGCCTGCTGCAAATGGATGGTGTCAAACGCTGTTTCCTGCTCGACGGCAGCGGGGTCCAGCAAGGCAATCTTGCCCACGCCACCAACGACATACACCGGGGCGGGTTCAACCCGTTGTATCATTCTGCCGGTGCACGCTGGGGCCATCGGGAATACTTCCGCAACGCCCTGGAACGGCCTCAGCACATCAACAGTTCACGACCCTATGTCGCCCTGCCAGATGCCCGGCGCACGGTTACGTTGTCCACAACCCTGCCGACAGAATCCGGTCAGCAGGTTTTCTGTGTGGATGTACATCCTGATGAGGTCTTCAACGGCCAACTGTGCTTTCCACCCACACTCTGA
- a CDS encoding efflux RND transporter permease subunit, which produces MILSDVSIKRPVFATVLSLLIVVFGLAALLGLPVREYPDIDPPVVSISTDYIGAAAEVVDTQITQVVEGAISGIEGIRSIESSTEQGESRTSIEFSTSRDVDIAANDVRDAVSRVANQLPEEADPSVVRKADSDARPMMWVTLRSDVWDSAELSDFADRVLADRLSVLDGVANVRIGGERRYAIRVWLDRERLAARNITVAEVESALRANNVELPAGSVDSSTRNFTVRAEGRLSKVEQFRELVIRRNDNELLRLGEVANVQMGVESDVSRLRANGQTAIGMGIIRQSKANTVAVSDAVQAELEKIRETLPPEVTIAESYDESIFIRASIKEVVTTLAIAVSLVILVIFLFLRSWRATLIPAVTIPVAVIGSFIGLGFLGFSINVLTLLAVILAIGLVVDDAIVMLENIQRRIDNGEPPLLASYRGAKQVAFAVIATTLTLVAVFVPISFMGGNVGRLFAEFGFTLAAAVVVSSLVALTLAPMLCSKWLRRSPESAEGHRLWAASEKVLSGLTRGYERLLRFSLNQPGLLLGLGVVGLIAAAVVYPKLPQELAPTEDRGVIIMPTSAPRGSTVEFTDHYVRKAEEQLMPYLESGVASRLLSIVGFRDEEDNAFMIMGLVPWEQRDIKQQQITSELRGKLSQVAGIRVVAVNPPGLGQRGFSQPVEFVVAGPDYESVQAWSEEIVERAKENPDLLNLDTDFELTRPELRLTIDRERAADLDITVEEVGLTLQTMLASRQVTTYLDRGREYDVIVQAADADRATPADLGQIFLRPREGGTLIPLQALVSVEEVGANPDLRRIDRLPAVVISASLADGYDLGSALTYLNNLAVDNLPPEARVSYKGLSREFQESSAAIYVTFALAFVIVFLVLAAQFESWIHPLIIMLSVPLAVTGALLALWWAGISLNIYSQIGIIMLLGLMAKNGILIVEFANQLRDRGYEVKDAILEGASLRFRPVLMTTISTVFGAVPLVIATGAGAESRTAIGMVILGGLIFATTLTLFIIPVLYNLLARFAKSANAVERELERQATGSAGGAGMATAPRKQADDF; this is translated from the coding sequence GTGATTCTTTCAGATGTCTCGATCAAGCGCCCCGTCTTCGCAACGGTTCTCAGTCTGCTGATTGTGGTGTTTGGTCTGGCTGCCCTGCTGGGCCTGCCAGTTCGTGAGTACCCGGACATTGATCCGCCCGTGGTGTCGATTTCCACAGACTACATCGGCGCGGCTGCGGAAGTGGTGGATACCCAGATAACCCAGGTGGTCGAAGGGGCCATCAGTGGTATTGAAGGTATCCGTTCGATTGAGTCGTCTACCGAACAGGGTGAATCCCGCACCAGTATCGAGTTTTCCACATCCCGGGATGTGGATATCGCCGCCAATGACGTTCGCGATGCGGTTTCCCGGGTTGCAAACCAGTTGCCTGAAGAAGCGGATCCGTCCGTTGTTCGCAAGGCTGACTCCGATGCCCGCCCAATGATGTGGGTGACACTGCGCAGTGATGTCTGGGACAGTGCTGAGCTGAGTGATTTCGCAGATCGGGTTCTGGCTGACCGTCTGTCCGTGCTGGATGGGGTTGCAAATGTCCGTATCGGCGGTGAACGACGTTACGCCATTCGGGTCTGGCTCGACAGGGAGCGGCTGGCAGCCAGGAATATCACGGTGGCGGAAGTGGAGAGTGCCCTGCGCGCCAATAATGTGGAATTGCCCGCCGGCTCAGTCGACTCTTCCACCCGGAACTTCACGGTGAGGGCCGAAGGCCGGTTATCCAAAGTAGAGCAGTTCCGCGAACTGGTCATCCGTCGAAACGACAACGAGCTGCTGCGCCTGGGCGAGGTTGCCAACGTTCAGATGGGTGTCGAATCCGACGTCAGCCGTCTTCGCGCCAACGGCCAGACGGCTATCGGCATGGGTATTATCCGCCAGTCCAAGGCCAATACAGTCGCCGTTTCTGATGCGGTGCAGGCTGAGCTGGAGAAGATCCGGGAAACCCTGCCGCCGGAAGTAACGATCGCTGAGAGCTACGATGAATCCATCTTTATCCGGGCCTCGATCAAGGAAGTGGTAACCACGCTTGCGATTGCCGTGTCCCTGGTGATTCTGGTGATCTTCCTCTTCCTCCGTTCCTGGCGTGCCACCCTGATTCCGGCCGTGACGATTCCGGTCGCGGTCATCGGCAGTTTTATCGGTCTGGGCTTCCTGGGCTTCTCCATCAACGTGCTGACCCTGCTGGCCGTGATTCTGGCCATCGGACTGGTGGTGGACGATGCCATCGTGATGCTGGAAAACATCCAGCGCCGAATCGACAATGGCGAACCGCCGCTGCTGGCCTCCTACCGCGGTGCCAAACAGGTAGCCTTCGCCGTTATTGCCACCACCCTGACGCTGGTCGCGGTGTTTGTGCCCATCTCGTTCATGGGGGGCAACGTCGGCCGTCTGTTTGCGGAATTTGGCTTCACACTGGCGGCTGCCGTCGTGGTGTCCAGTCTGGTTGCGCTCACCCTCGCGCCCATGCTGTGTTCGAAATGGCTCAGACGCAGTCCGGAATCAGCCGAGGGCCATCGCCTGTGGGCGGCCAGCGAGAAGGTTTTGAGTGGTTTGACCCGGGGTTACGAACGGCTGCTGCGCTTCTCCCTGAATCAGCCTGGCCTGTTACTCGGCCTGGGCGTGGTGGGGCTGATCGCTGCTGCGGTCGTTTATCCGAAACTGCCTCAGGAGCTGGCGCCCACCGAAGATCGTGGCGTCATCATTATGCCGACCAGTGCCCCCCGGGGGTCGACGGTAGAGTTTACCGATCACTATGTCCGCAAGGCGGAAGAACAGCTGATGCCCTACCTCGAGTCCGGCGTAGCCAGTCGTCTGCTCTCCATTGTCGGTTTCCGGGATGAAGAAGATAACGCCTTCATGATCATGGGCCTGGTGCCCTGGGAGCAGCGGGACATCAAGCAGCAGCAGATCACCAGTGAGCTGCGGGGCAAACTGAGTCAGGTTGCCGGTATCCGGGTGGTGGCTGTAAATCCTCCGGGTCTGGGCCAGAGAGGATTCAGCCAGCCCGTGGAATTTGTTGTTGCCGGCCCGGATTACGAATCGGTCCAGGCCTGGAGCGAGGAAATCGTCGAGCGGGCGAAGGAAAATCCGGATCTGCTGAACCTGGACACAGACTTTGAACTGACCCGGCCGGAACTGCGTCTGACCATTGATCGGGAGCGGGCTGCGGACCTGGATATAACCGTCGAGGAAGTTGGCCTGACCCTGCAAACCATGCTCGCGTCCCGGCAGGTGACAACGTACCTGGATCGTGGCCGTGAGTATGACGTGATTGTCCAGGCGGCTGATGCTGACCGTGCCACCCCGGCCGATCTGGGTCAGATTTTCCTGCGGCCGAGGGAGGGCGGTACCCTGATCCCCCTTCAAGCCCTGGTATCGGTGGAGGAAGTGGGTGCTAACCCGGATTTACGGCGGATCGATCGGCTGCCGGCCGTGGTTATCAGTGCCTCCCTGGCAGATGGTTACGACCTGGGCTCGGCGCTGACCTACCTGAACAATCTGGCTGTGGATAACCTGCCACCGGAAGCGCGGGTGAGCTACAAGGGCTTGTCCCGGGAATTCCAGGAATCCTCAGCCGCAATCTACGTGACCTTTGCCCTGGCCTTTGTGATTGTTTTCCTGGTGCTGGCTGCCCAGTTTGAGAGCTGGATTCACCCGTTGATTATCATGCTGTCGGTACCGTTGGCGGTTACCGGGGCGCTGCTGGCCCTTTGGTGGGCCGGGATCAGCCTGAATATATACAGCCAGATCGGCATCATCATGCTGCTGGGGCTGATGGCAAAGAACGGTATTTTGATTGTTGAGTTCGCCAACCAGCTCCGGGACAGGGGTTATGAAGTTAAGGACGCGATCCTGGAGGGAGCCAGCCTGCGTTTCCGGCCGGTATTGATGACCACCATCTCCACCGTCTTCGGCGCTGTGCCGCTGGTTATTGCCACGGGCGCGGGCGCTGAAAGCCGTACGGCTATTGGTATGGTCATTCTTGGTGGGCTGATTTTCGCGACCACCCTGACGCTGTTTATTATTCCCGTGCTTTACAACCTGCTGGCACGGTTTGCCAAGTCCGCGAACGCAGTGGAGCGGGAACTGGAGCGTCAGGCAACGGGTAGTGCCGGCGGCGCGGGAATGGCGACCGCGCCGCGCAAACAGGCCGACGATTTCTGA
- a CDS encoding efflux RND transporter periplasmic adaptor subunit, whose amino-acid sequence MWKQWLIGLVMVAVAAGAAVTYRSMESEKATQSGRERPASVVNTRTPERDTVRDVVKAVGNLKALNAVELTTEVSGRAVALNLETGRRVEQGDVLLRLDDRQARADLEVIEAQLADARRKFERAQRLRSNNSISQSQVDELRTAVDVANAQRQSARVRLENHRIEAPFAGVVGLSDISIGAYVTAGTAITTLDTTERMELNFAIPERFLGQVGLGQQVNGTSPAFPDTRFAGELAELGTRINELSRTLPVRALIDNPDGKLRPGQFMSATLTLRERQALVIPEQAVMVRGDEKYVFVAEDGIARRMSVVLGSRMPGLVEVAEGLTLEDAVIVTGQDRLSSGDRIRVVDEDNAIPDNRFAKSTES is encoded by the coding sequence ATGTGGAAGCAATGGCTGATCGGACTGGTAATGGTTGCCGTCGCAGCGGGAGCTGCGGTTACTTACCGCTCAATGGAAAGTGAAAAGGCGACCCAAAGTGGTCGCGAGCGGCCTGCCAGTGTCGTCAATACACGGACGCCGGAGCGGGATACGGTGCGTGATGTGGTCAAGGCCGTTGGTAACCTCAAGGCCCTGAATGCGGTGGAGCTGACGACCGAAGTCAGTGGCCGTGCGGTGGCACTCAATCTTGAAACGGGTCGCCGGGTGGAGCAGGGCGATGTGCTTTTGCGACTCGACGATCGCCAGGCCCGGGCTGACCTGGAGGTTATTGAGGCCCAGCTAGCCGATGCCCGCCGGAAGTTTGAACGGGCCCAGCGCCTCCGTTCCAATAACAGTATTTCCCAGTCCCAGGTGGACGAATTGCGTACCGCAGTCGATGTGGCGAACGCCCAGCGCCAGTCGGCCCGGGTGCGCCTGGAAAACCACCGGATTGAAGCACCTTTTGCCGGTGTTGTCGGGCTGAGTGATATCAGCATCGGTGCCTATGTCACCGCTGGTACCGCCATTACCACGCTCGATACCACGGAGCGCATGGAACTCAACTTTGCCATTCCCGAACGGTTCCTGGGGCAGGTTGGCCTGGGACAGCAGGTAAATGGCACCTCGCCAGCCTTTCCGGATACCCGCTTTGCCGGAGAACTCGCCGAGCTGGGCACCCGTATTAACGAACTGAGCCGGACTCTGCCGGTACGGGCTCTGATTGATAATCCCGATGGCAAACTGCGCCCCGGACAATTTATGTCAGCAACCCTGACACTGCGGGAACGTCAGGCCCTGGTGATCCCGGAACAGGCAGTCATGGTCCGTGGTGACGAAAAGTATGTGTTTGTTGCCGAGGATGGCATTGCGCGACGGATGTCGGTAGTTCTGGGCTCCCGTATGCCTGGCCTGGTCGAGGTGGCCGAGGGTCTGACTCTCGAGGATGCGGTGATTGTTACCGGACAGGATCGTCTCAGCAGTGGCGACCGTATTCGCGTGGTGGACGAGGACAATGCCATACCGGATAACCGGTTTGCCAAGTCCACGGAGTCCTGA
- a CDS encoding DUF3833 domain-containing protein: MQIPPASVWASGPFRLLWVLFGVWFLTGCAGSSLEDYRDREPALIPDQFFTGELSARGVVKDFSGEVIRTFDADITASWAEDGTGTLDEVFRFDDGEVQTRVWTLTPSEHGYRATAGDVVEPGTMQWQGNAIHMNYVLQVAYGDGTLDVRMDDWMYLITPDTLINQTTMSKWGIDVGEIVLVIQKR; this comes from the coding sequence ATGCAAATCCCCCCTGCCAGCGTTTGGGCATCTGGCCCATTCCGTCTCCTGTGGGTATTGTTCGGAGTGTGGTTTCTGACCGGTTGTGCGGGCTCATCACTTGAGGATTATCGTGATCGCGAGCCGGCCCTGATCCCGGACCAGTTCTTTACCGGCGAACTTTCTGCCCGTGGTGTGGTCAAGGATTTCTCTGGCGAAGTCATTCGTACCTTTGATGCCGATATAACCGCGTCCTGGGCTGAGGATGGCACCGGAACTCTCGATGAGGTCTTCCGGTTTGATGACGGAGAGGTTCAGACTCGGGTCTGGACACTGACTCCGTCTGAACATGGCTATCGCGCGACAGCCGGGGATGTGGTCGAACCCGGCACCATGCAATGGCAGGGCAATGCCATTCATATGAACTATGTGCTGCAGGTGGCCTACGGTGATGGCACTCTGGACGTGCGGATGGACGACTGGATGTACCTGATTACGCCGGACACCCTGATCAATCAGACCACCATGAGTAAATGGGGCATTGATGTCGGGGAAATTGTTCTGGTCATCCAGAAACGGTAG
- a CDS encoding acyl-CoA dehydrogenase C-terminal domain-containing protein yields MPVYKAPLRDMKFLLNEVFDYPRHYKSLKSGENATPDIVDAILTECGRFCEDVLSPLYQSGDEEGCTLKDGVVTTPAGYKEAYNQYAMGGWQGLSAPEAFGGQGLPASMGLLKQEMMGTANWSFSMYPGLSMGAMNTIFLHGSEDQKRTYLTPLTEGRWGGTMCLTEPQCGTDLGQVKTKAEPQADGSYHLTGTKIFISSGDHDLTENIIHIVLARLPDAPKGTRGISLFIVPKFMPGANDGIGERNAVTCGSLEKKMGIKASATCVMNFDGATGFLIGPENEGLNCMFTFMNTARIGTAIQGVGPAELSYQWALDYAKERRSMRALSGKKEPDQVADALIHHADVRRMLLTQKAIAEGGRAMLYYAARLADHMVEGHSEGDQKKTDKYDDKLGFLTPILKGFLTELGYEASNLGMQVFGGHGYIREHGMEQIVRDTRIATLYEGTTGIQALDLLGRKVLLMTRGGAVREFTAKIANFARKHLTDKRLRPYAIELLKLTAQWNLLTVRVMLAARKDRDMVSSAAHDFLMYSGYVTMAYMWARQAAVAAERLDKGGEESEAFYQSKLATAEFYYERLLPRAQSHATSMLSPSRNLMQMPKEAFAFNH; encoded by the coding sequence ATGCCGGTTTATAAGGCGCCGCTGCGCGACATGAAATTTTTGCTCAATGAGGTATTTGACTACCCCAGGCACTATAAAAGTCTCAAGAGCGGCGAAAACGCCACTCCGGACATTGTTGATGCCATTCTGACCGAGTGTGGGCGCTTCTGCGAAGACGTCCTGAGCCCCCTTTACCAGTCAGGCGACGAGGAGGGCTGCACGCTCAAAGATGGCGTTGTTACAACGCCCGCCGGCTACAAGGAAGCCTACAATCAGTATGCGATGGGTGGCTGGCAGGGGCTGTCTGCGCCGGAAGCGTTCGGTGGGCAGGGACTGCCCGCCTCCATGGGGCTGCTCAAGCAGGAAATGATGGGTACCGCCAACTGGTCATTCTCCATGTACCCTGGCCTGTCAATGGGTGCCATGAATACCATTTTCCTGCACGGCAGTGAGGACCAGAAACGGACCTACCTCACACCACTTACGGAAGGCCGATGGGGCGGTACCATGTGCCTGACCGAACCCCAGTGCGGCACAGATCTCGGCCAGGTAAAAACCAAAGCCGAGCCCCAGGCCGATGGCAGCTACCACCTGACTGGAACCAAGATCTTCATTTCCTCCGGTGACCACGACCTGACCGAAAACATTATCCACATTGTGCTTGCCCGCCTGCCGGACGCACCCAAGGGCACTCGAGGCATCAGCCTGTTCATCGTGCCCAAGTTCATGCCAGGCGCTAACGATGGTATCGGCGAGCGTAATGCTGTGACCTGTGGCAGCCTGGAAAAGAAAATGGGCATCAAGGCCTCCGCCACCTGCGTGATGAACTTCGATGGCGCCACCGGATTCCTGATCGGCCCGGAGAACGAAGGCCTGAACTGCATGTTCACTTTCATGAACACCGCCCGGATCGGCACTGCCATTCAGGGCGTGGGGCCGGCCGAGCTGTCCTATCAATGGGCGCTGGATTACGCCAAAGAGCGCCGATCCATGCGCGCGCTTTCCGGTAAAAAGGAGCCGGATCAGGTAGCCGATGCCCTGATCCACCATGCCGATGTCCGCCGGATGCTGCTGACCCAGAAAGCGATCGCAGAAGGTGGTCGGGCCATGCTGTATTATGCCGCACGATTGGCGGATCACATGGTGGAGGGCCATTCCGAAGGCGATCAGAAGAAAACCGACAAGTACGACGACAAGCTCGGTTTCCTGACACCCATCCTGAAAGGGTTTCTGACCGAATTGGGCTATGAAGCATCCAATCTCGGCATGCAGGTATTTGGCGGCCATGGCTACATCCGCGAGCACGGCATGGAGCAGATTGTCCGTGATACCCGGATTGCCACTCTCTATGAGGGCACTACCGGTATTCAGGCACTGGATCTTCTGGGGCGGAAGGTACTGCTGATGACGCGGGGTGGCGCGGTACGGGAATTTACCGCGAAGATCGCCAACTTTGCCCGCAAACATCTCACCGACAAGCGCCTGCGGCCCTACGCGATAGAATTGCTGAAGCTGACCGCGCAATGGAATCTGCTCACGGTGCGGGTCATGCTGGCGGCGCGCAAAGACCGGGATATGGTCAGTTCCGCGGCCCATGATTTCCTGATGTACAGCGGATACGTCACCATGGCCTACATGTGGGCACGGCAGGCCGCCGTAGCTGCAGAACGGTTAGACAAAGGCGGCGAGGAATCCGAGGCTTTTTACCAGTCCAAGCTGGCAACCGCCGAGTTCTACTACGAACGCCTCCTGCCACGGGCGCAGTCACACGCCACCAGCATGCTCAGCCCCAGCAGGAATCTGATGCAGATGCCCAAGGAAGCGTTTGCGTTCAACCACTGA
- a CDS encoding bifunctional diguanylate cyclase/phosphodiesterase yields MLFPFLRAPTLRHSILWLLVSLLLVFLVGMTLLSNLNLNYSKDAISDLRRQQIKEVVSGGLARIDARQSALASYTVTLANIGESFYRLGDGPSSATEATLKSDMENTLKQHLEDFEGASAAGLWFEPGILADGNRSYMPYYILDSETPSVAGQSVTTVPKRLDTESQFGEYRNSPWFSRTLGPDWQPDPQQAGTVYWSPVFFDLNTKRALLALASPMYNRDGRLLGIATTAWSADQIIDLVSEVSVTDQSFAFLNDRNNRNLSSLSQGEDNREEQALIDAILGLNLAERLPEAASSVRLPLTTQRMMVNGRDYELYFAGTAGGMVYGAGVPEDEINAVLRTMVSTNKQILFGTAGVLLIISVFLIWRIVRLIRELQASYTDELTGLPNRVRLQRDLQTREGAALLILNLDRFNQINSLLGTACGDHVLLVVAARLASLRRGVESRTIYRLPGDEFALLTSPESQSAIEELAADMRTLVTDQRVYWENQPLTLDASVGVAIRQERRANDPADQLISQATTAILRARQQGRHQLLYDPLVGIEETFENNLNWANRLKEAIDEERLIAWFQPIHDNQLDRVTKFECLVRMVEGNGDVISASRFVDIANKLRLNRTLTAVMLEQCFREFSGREEEFSLNLSYGDIAHQPTVKRIIDALDRSGIGDRVIFEILESDGIANYDEIRSFIEQVKPYGCRIAIDDFGTGYSNFAHLLSLHVDFIKIDGSLIRHLHEDQTAFLVTRGIVQFARSLNIRTVAEFVHNEQVQARVKELGIDFSQGEYFGMARPSP; encoded by the coding sequence ATGCTATTTCCGTTTCTGCGGGCGCCCACGCTGAGACATTCCATTCTCTGGCTTCTTGTCAGTCTTCTGCTGGTCTTCCTGGTCGGGATGACGCTGCTTTCGAACCTCAACCTCAATTATTCCAAGGACGCGATTTCGGACCTTCGCCGGCAACAGATAAAGGAAGTAGTGTCTGGCGGTCTGGCACGGATTGATGCCCGGCAGTCAGCTCTTGCCAGCTATACCGTCACTCTTGCCAATATTGGCGAAAGTTTCTATCGGCTTGGCGATGGCCCCTCATCAGCCACTGAAGCCACTCTGAAATCGGATATGGAAAATACACTCAAGCAGCATCTCGAGGATTTTGAAGGCGCCTCGGCTGCGGGTTTATGGTTTGAGCCGGGTATCCTCGCTGATGGCAACCGCAGCTATATGCCTTATTACATCCTGGACTCGGAAACGCCATCCGTCGCCGGGCAATCGGTGACAACGGTTCCGAAACGTCTGGATACCGAGTCCCAGTTTGGTGAGTACCGTAATTCACCCTGGTTCTCCCGCACCCTCGGGCCGGACTGGCAGCCAGATCCGCAGCAGGCAGGCACCGTCTACTGGTCGCCGGTTTTCTTCGATCTCAATACCAAGCGGGCGCTGCTGGCGCTGGCCAGCCCGATGTACAACCGTGATGGCCGATTGCTTGGAATTGCCACAACGGCCTGGTCAGCAGATCAGATCATCGATCTGGTCAGTGAGGTGAGTGTCACCGACCAGAGCTTTGCCTTCCTCAACGATCGGAACAATCGCAACCTGTCGAGTCTGAGTCAGGGTGAAGACAACCGTGAGGAACAGGCGTTGATCGATGCCATTCTTGGTCTGAACCTGGCTGAGCGATTACCTGAAGCAGCCAGCAGCGTGCGCCTGCCACTGACGACTCAGCGGATGATGGTGAATGGCCGGGACTACGAGTTGTACTTTGCCGGTACTGCCGGAGGTATGGTTTATGGCGCGGGCGTTCCGGAAGATGAAATAAATGCCGTACTGCGCACCATGGTGAGTACCAACAAGCAAATTCTATTCGGTACAGCGGGCGTGCTCCTGATTATCAGCGTGTTTCTGATCTGGCGAATTGTCCGGCTGATTCGTGAATTACAGGCTTCCTACACCGATGAACTGACTGGTCTGCCGAATCGGGTCCGGTTGCAGCGTGATTTGCAAACCCGTGAGGGAGCCGCCCTGTTGATTCTCAATCTGGACCGGTTTAACCAGATCAACAGTCTTTTGGGCACAGCGTGCGGTGATCACGTTTTGCTGGTCGTCGCTGCGCGATTAGCCAGCCTGCGCCGTGGCGTGGAATCACGAACCATCTATCGTTTGCCTGGTGACGAATTTGCCTTACTGACCAGTCCCGAGTCCCAGAGCGCGATTGAAGAACTGGCGGCAGACATGAGGACCCTGGTCACCGACCAGCGCGTTTACTGGGAAAACCAGCCACTGACGCTCGACGCGAGCGTTGGCGTAGCAATTCGACAGGAACGCCGGGCAAATGATCCGGCAGACCAGCTGATCAGTCAGGCCACGACCGCCATACTCAGAGCCCGGCAACAAGGTCGCCATCAGTTGCTCTATGACCCTCTTGTGGGTATTGAAGAAACGTTTGAAAACAACCTGAATTGGGCCAATCGGCTGAAAGAGGCTATTGATGAGGAACGGCTGATTGCCTGGTTCCAGCCCATCCACGATAACCAGCTTGACCGGGTGACCAAATTTGAATGCCTGGTGCGAATGGTGGAGGGGAATGGCGATGTGATCAGCGCCTCACGTTTTGTTGATATTGCCAATAAGCTTCGCCTCAACAGGACCCTTACGGCCGTTATGCTGGAGCAGTGTTTTCGTGAGTTCAGCGGACGTGAAGAAGAATTTTCGCTGAACCTGTCATATGGGGACATCGCCCACCAGCCCACCGTGAAACGGATTATTGACGCCCTGGACAGGTCTGGCATCGGTGACCGGGTGATTTTTGAGATCCTGGAATCCGATGGTATTGCCAACTATGACGAAATTCGCTCATTCATTGAACAGGTTAAACCCTACGGTTGCCGGATCGCCATTGATGATTTCGGCACCGGCTATTCCAATTTCGCCCACCTGCTCAGCCTTCATGTGGATTTCATCAAGATTGATGGCAGCCTGATCCGCCACCTGCATGAAGATCAGACCGCGTTTCTGGTGACCAGAGGCATCGTCCAGTTTGCCCGCAGCCTGAATATCCGCACTGTTGCAGAGTTTGTCCACAACGAGCAGGTTCAGGCCCGGGTAAAAGAACTGGGTATTGATTTTTCCCAGGGCGAGTACTTTGGCATGGCCAGACCTTCCCCCTGA